ATGGTAAGACTATGTCATAATTATAATAATCCTGGCTGGACTTATAACTATCACATTCATAAAGATGCAACGGAAATTGTTTATATTGCTGACGGAAAAGCAGAATATACAATAGATATGACAAAATATACTTTAGAAAAAGGACAATTACTTATTCTTGAAAAAGGTATATTGCATTCAATTGCTTCTGATAAAAAAGAACCTATTGATGCCTGGACATGTATTATAAATAACTATAAATTAAAAGCTTTTACAGATGATACACGAATGTTATTTTCAGATATGCACCAAATTATTTCAGCTGGTTCAAATGAGAACTTTATAAAAAGTGTAATGGAAGAAATAAGTTTTTTATGTTTACAAAAAACTCCTTCTGCTAATTTTATATGCAATCTTCTTGCGACTTCATTAGCCTCTGTAGTCTTTGAGCTATTGCCAAAAGAAAAAAAATCTGATAGAAAATTAGAATCTTCTTTTGTAAGAGATATCCTTATATATATTGGTGAACATTACAGAGAGACTATCACAATAAAGCAATTATCAGAAATTTTTCATATGAGCCCAGGACACATAAGCCACTCATTTGCAAAGGAGTATGGAATTTCCCCTATTAATTACTCAATTGATCTTAAAATGTGTGAAGCCAAGTGGTTATTAATTAATACAACAGAATCCCTCACTTCTATATCTGAAAAAATTGGTTACGATAATGCTACTCATTTTACTAATATGTTTATAAAGCGGCTTAATTATTCACCTTTGGAATATAGAAAACTATTTTCATCACAAAATGCAATAAGCGAATCTTATTGTAATGTATAAATATTTAGTGAAATTTAAAATATAATATTAAAAAACTTGTAAATGAAAAGGGTTACTCATTTTATTAAAAGTAACCTTTTTCATTTACAAAAATAATATTAGATAAAGAACAATTCAAATATGACTTATTCTGGTAAATCAGTAGATTTTGCAAAATTTTCTCGATATTGTAATGGTGAATAATTCGTTCGTTCCATGAAAAGATTTGTAAAATGATTAGGATTTTCATATCCTACTTTATTTGCTATTGAAATAAGAGAATCTTCTGTATTAATAAGGAGCCATTTTGCATCACTTAAACGACGTTCAATAACATAGTTAATTGGAGAAATTCCATAAACCTTTTTGAATTCATGGCTGATATGATAACTACTTATATGAAATTGCTCTGACAGTTTCTTTAAAGAAATATGTTTTGAGTAATTTTCATTGATATAAATAATAATGTCCCTAATAAAAGATGATTTTTTCTGAGCTTTAATTTTAGATGAGTCTTTAAATATATCATAGTATATAGTAATTAAGGTAGAGGCAATCATGTTACATACACATGAAGTGTAAGGTGATTTTTGAATTCGTGCCAAATTCATTTCCACCATGGATCTATGAATAAATTCCCCATGTTTACCTGCTTGAGCAACTGGATGAGTATCCATATGTAAAAGTTGATTAACTTCATTTATGTCTTTAATTGTATAGTCAGTAACACCGCATGTCCATGCATCAATTGGAAATTCATTATTAGAAGCAATTGAATGAATGCATCCACGATCAATTACAAGCACATCTCCTTTTTTCACAGTGTAAATTTCATTATTGATTGAATAAATTCCCATTCCATTTAGAATATATACTAATTCCGTTTCACATTTATGAAGATGATAGTTATAAGTCCAGTTAGGATTGTCATGACTGTGTGATAACCAAATTGCTTTTGGAGATGAATTGTCTTCGAAAATATTAACAATTTCTTTATCAAAATTATATAAAAACATACTTCCTCCTATCATAAATAACAATATAATTAGTAAAAATAGCAAGATAATTTACTAGATAAATGAATTCTATAGCTTAAATAATATATGAAGCAAAAAGAAATAGCAAGATAATTAATAAAGTTAACAAGTCACCTTGTGGTTAATATATTAAATAAATTTATAATTATATATAACAATCCAAAAATTAATTTTTTTAGATTATCCAACAACTAAATCAAAACAAATTATTTAATAGATTAAAAAAACTTATCAAGGAGGAATTAGAGCCATGAAAAAACCAACTAAGATAGAAAAAAAGGTTCCAATTTTAACTGCCGAAGAAGCTGTTTCATATATTAATGATGGAAATACATTAGCAATATGTGGTGCTGGTGGTGGTATTATTGAAGCTACAGAACTAATATCAGCATTAAGAAAACGTTTTTTAGAAACTGAATCACCAAAAAATTTAACTCTTTGGCATTCTAGTGGATTAGGCGATAGAGGAGAACGTGGAATGTCACCTCTTGCAATTGAAGGAATGGTAAAACGTGCTATTGGTGGACATTGGGCACAATCTCCTAGATTAGCTGATATGGCTCAAAACAACTTAATTGAAGCTTATAACTTTCCACAAGGAGTTATGAGTCAGCTTTCTAGAAGTATTGCTTCAGGTCATCCTGGAATTCTTACTCATGTAGGTCTTGGAACTTTCATTGATCCTAGACAAGATGGTGGAAAATTAAATGAAAGAACCACAGAGAATTTAATTAAATTAATGGAAATTAACGGAAGAGAATATTTATTTTATCCATCTATTCCGCTAGATGTTTGTTTCATTCGTGGAACAACAGCTGATGCAGAAGGCTATATTTCATTAGAAGATGAAATATGTTACATGGATGTACTTTCAACCGCTCAAGCAGTTCATAATTCTGGTGGAATTGTAATAGCACAAGTTAAAAGAGTGGTAAAAGAAGGAACAATTCATCCAAAGAAAGTTAAAATACCAGGATATTTAGTTGATGCATTAGTCGTTGTATCAGATCAGAATCAAATGTATAACGGTTCTGACCGTTTCTTATCAGGTGATTATATTGCCGTTACTGGAGAATCAGAGCCAATAAAGCTTGATCAAAGAAAAGTTGTTGCAAGAAGAGCTTTAATGGAAATATTGCCTGGTAATGTAGGTAATGTTGGAGTAGGAATTGCTGATGGAATTGGAGTTGTAGCTAAAGAAGAAGGTATAGATAAAGAATTTACACTAACCGTTGAGACAGGACCTGTAGGTGGAACAACTGCTCAAGGTATTTTCTTTGGAGCTAGTATCAATGCTCAAGCAGTAATGGATATGCCAGCACAATTTGATTTCTATGGTGGTGGTGGATTAGACGTTGCCTTCTTAAGCTTTGCTGAAGTGGATATGAATGGTAATGTAAATGTTCATAAATTTAATGGCCAAATTGTAGGTACAGGTGGATTCATTGACATTTGTCAGAACTCTAAAAAAGTAGTATTCTGTGGAACATTAAGAGCAGGAGGATTAAAAACTTCCATTGGAGAAGGCAAAATGATTATTGAACAAGAAGGTAAGTTCGAAAAGATGTTAGCTAAGTTAACAGATATTACGTTTAATGGTCTCGATGCTGTAAAACGTGGACAAGAAGTTGTGTTTATTACTGAACGTGCTATTTTCCACCTGGAAGAACACGGTTTAGTATTAGCAGAAGTAGCACCTGGTATAGATATGGAAAAAGACATCATTGAACAAATGGGCTTTAAACCAATTATCTCTGAAAATTTAAAAGAAATGGATAAAAGAATATTTATAGATACACCTATGAATATACGTGATGAATTTATAAATCGCTAACAATTAAAATTTTAATATAAAAAGGATGAGGAGA
The window above is part of the Clostridium saccharoperbutylacetonicum N1-4(HMT) genome. Proteins encoded here:
- a CDS encoding AraC family transcriptional regulator, with translation MFLYNFDKEIVNIFEDNSSPKAIWLSHSHDNPNWTYNYHLHKCETELVYILNGMGIYSINNEIYTVKKGDVLVIDRGCIHSIASNNEFPIDAWTCGVTDYTIKDINEVNQLLHMDTHPVAQAGKHGEFIHRSMVEMNLARIQKSPYTSCVCNMIASTLITIYYDIFKDSSKIKAQKKSSFIRDIIIYINENYSKHISLKKLSEQFHISSYHISHEFKKVYGISPINYVIERRLSDAKWLLINTEDSLISIANKVGYENPNHFTNLFMERTNYSPLQYRENFAKSTDLPE
- a CDS encoding acyl CoA:acetate/3-ketoacid CoA transferase — protein: MKKPTKIEKKVPILTAEEAVSYINDGNTLAICGAGGGIIEATELISALRKRFLETESPKNLTLWHSSGLGDRGERGMSPLAIEGMVKRAIGGHWAQSPRLADMAQNNLIEAYNFPQGVMSQLSRSIASGHPGILTHVGLGTFIDPRQDGGKLNERTTENLIKLMEINGREYLFYPSIPLDVCFIRGTTADAEGYISLEDEICYMDVLSTAQAVHNSGGIVIAQVKRVVKEGTIHPKKVKIPGYLVDALVVVSDQNQMYNGSDRFLSGDYIAVTGESEPIKLDQRKVVARRALMEILPGNVGNVGVGIADGIGVVAKEEGIDKEFTLTVETGPVGGTTAQGIFFGASINAQAVMDMPAQFDFYGGGGLDVAFLSFAEVDMNGNVNVHKFNGQIVGTGGFIDICQNSKKVVFCGTLRAGGLKTSIGEGKMIIEQEGKFEKMLAKLTDITFNGLDAVKRGQEVVFITERAIFHLEEHGLVLAEVAPGIDMEKDIIEQMGFKPIISENLKEMDKRIFIDTPMNIRDEFINR
- a CDS encoding AraC family transcriptional regulator, translated to MFSYNFDQKFEDIFEDNKYPQMVRLCHNYNNPGWTYNYHIHKDATEIVYIADGKAEYTIDMTKYTLEKGQLLILEKGILHSIASDKKEPIDAWTCIINNYKLKAFTDDTRMLFSDMHQIISAGSNENFIKSVMEEISFLCLQKTPSANFICNLLATSLASVVFELLPKEKKSDRKLESSFVRDILIYIGEHYRETITIKQLSEIFHMSPGHISHSFAKEYGISPINYSIDLKMCEAKWLLINTTESLTSISEKIGYDNATHFTNMFIKRLNYSPLEYRKLFSSQNAISESYCNV